The Lachnospiraceae bacterium KM106-2 nucleotide sequence CTTTAATGGAGCTTTGGCACGATCAATGGCATCCTGCTCCATGACAACTTCATTGTCCTGATTTTCTAAACATGCTGCTACCTTTTCTAACGTGATCCGTTTCATATTTGGACAAAATTGTCGATGTCCTACTGAATAGAATTTTTTATCCGGATTCTTCTGTCCTAATTCATAGAACACGCCCATCTCAGTTCCAATGATAAATTCCTTTGCTGGGCTATTGGTCGCATAAGCAATGATTTCTGATGTACTGCCGATAAAATCTGCTAGTGCTAACACTTCCATGGAGCATTCCGGATGTACTAAAAATAGTGCATTGGGTCTAGCTTTCTTGGCTGCTAACACAGCATCCTTATGGATACTTTTATGTACATGACAAAATCCATCATTAAAAATAAATTCTTTTTCTGGAACCAAGCTTGCAATATATCTTCCTAAATTCTCATCTGGAATAAAATAGATATAGCGATTTGGTAATTTTTTAACAATCTTTAGCGCATTTGATGAAGTTACACAAACATCCGCATACTCCTTGATCGCTGCTGTAGAATTAATATAGCAAACTACCGCCACATCACTATACTCTTGTTTAACCGCTTTGATCTTGTCCACATCCGCCATATG carries:
- a CDS encoding quinolinate synthetase, whose product is MEQLEEKIKRLKKEKNAVILAHYYVRDEVQAIADYVGDSFYLSKIATTVDAKTIVFCGVSFMGESAKILNPEKVVLMPDASADCPMAHMADVDKIKAVKQEYSDVAVVCYINSTAAIKEYADVCVTSSNALKIVKKLPNRYIYFIPDENLGRYIASLVPEKEFIFNDGFCHVHKSIHKDAVLAAKKARPNALFLVHPECSMEVLALADFIGSTSEIIAYATNSPAKEFIIGTEMGVFYELGQKNPDKKFYSVGHRQFCPNMKRITLEKVAACLENQDNEVVMEQDAIDRAKAPLKQMLLLGK